The sequence below is a genomic window from Draconibacterium halophilum.
CGCCGGGTAAGTCCTGTGCGACCAGCTCCTGCTGAATCCCCCCAGGGTCGGAAGGCAGCAAGGGTAGGCGGTTGTAGCGGTGCGACACAGGTAGCTTACCCACTTTTTTAGAAAAGAAAAAGCGTTCAGAAAAAAGTGGTGAAAAAGTTTAAAAAAGGTATTGTAGAATTAAAAAATAATTCTTTCCTTTGCAGCCGCTGATTTGAAACAGCAACGTTCAAAAAAAAATATTGATACAATAAGCCGAATTAGCTCAGTTGGCCAGAGCACGTGATTTGTAATCTCGGGGTCCCCAGTTCGAATCTGGGATTCGGCTCATATAAAATACTTTGGGAAGATACCGAAGCGGTCAAACGGGGCAGACTGTAAATCTGTTGGCTCAGCCTTCGTAGGTTCGAATCCTGCTCTTCCCACCAAAGGGAATAACTGAAAAGTTGTTCCCTTTTTTTATGCCTTTTAGTGAGAATCTCTCTGACTGTTAATGAGAAAAAAATTAGTGCGCCAACTGTGGCATTTCCTTCTCTTGAGATACCGGAAATATCAGGATAGGAACATTTGTTTTAGCCATAAGTGTTGATACCAGGTCGGTGTGGAACAGTTTGTAAAATCCTGAATGTTTTACTTTAGACAGCGAAATAATGTCGATGTCTTTGTTTGCCACAAATTCTTCGATTCCTTTTATGAGGTCCTTGCTTTCGAAAAATTCGCTTCTGATGTGGTATTCGCTGTAATCTTTATCAAGCATTGCATTTAATTCGTTCACTTTTTCCTGTTGCTTTTGAGCATTATTCATATCAAAATGGACGCAATAGATTTTTTTCTTGAAAGGCTTCAGAGTCTTTAGTAACTTATTGAGTGACGATTTATCAGCATCGTAAAAATCAGTTGAGTACATTACATTTATCTGTTCTTTTCCTTTAAAAACCGCTGATAACGGAACTGCCAAAACGGAGTGATGTGTTTGTTCAATTACATTTATAAGCGTTTTTCCAAGGAACTCGCCATCGACACTTTTCTTTGCTTTGGTTCCCATTAAAATTAGATCAGGATTATAGCGTTTGCAGGCTGCGGTAATAACATTCTCAGGCGTTCCTTTTAGCATTCGATAGTGTATTTTTACGGCGTTAAAAAGCTCAGGAGGAACTTGTTTTTTTAGTTCTTTGCTGAAATTTACCAGTTTCTGTTCTGCTTTTTCGTGCGCTTCTCTTAGCTCCATCCTGACATATTTTTCCCAGGAAGCCGTATAACGACTTGGGTGGTTGAAATTCGGGTCAGGATAAACGTATAGAACCTTGATCTCGGCATTTTCTTTTATAGCCAGTCTAATGGCATATTGGCACAGATTCATGCAGTCTTCACTAAGTTTTACAGGAAAGAGAATCTTTTTCATATTGGTAAAGCTTGCATCATCTTTTACCTTGTCGAGATCGTACTCTTTGTGTAGCTGCAAAAGTTCAGCAATTGCTTTTTCCGATTGCCGGGCTTTCACCTTCAATAGTACTTCATCGGGATTATATCGCTCATCAGACGTCAGTCCCTCGTCGGTAAAAAATACTTCAATTCCCTGCTGCTCCAGCTTGTCTTTTACAAAAGATCCCAACTGCGGTGTCGAAATTCTAAGAATTGTAACTAATTGATTTTCCATAATATTATCATACTTAATGATTCATTTTATTTGTTTTCCATAGTTCTCACCCAACGCGGCTTTTTTTTTACCGACAGACTAATGGCTTCTACTTTTTCTTTCGCTTCAACAATCATTATCTCGGCATTGCTTTCGGCTGTTGTAATATCTTCGTTATAAATATTTTGCGTTATTTCTTAAATATGGTCAGTCCTAATTTTGGGTTTAGCAGTTTTATATGTCATCCAAATCATATTTTTGCGTTACACCACCAACGGTAAAAACCGGCTTTTTACAACCGTGTACAATCTCTGAAACAAATTTTCCGATTTTTTTACCGGTGAATCTTGATTCCTGGTGGGTTCGAATAATTATCATTCCGGCGTTCACCTCTTCAGTGTAGTTGAGTACTGCAGTATGTTTTTCCTGATCGTGTATTTTAACAATTTTAACCACGCACTCAACACCCCTTTTTTCAAGCATCTGTTTAATCTTTCCGGCATTTTTGTACGCCAGGCTTTTGGTTTCTTCAATATCGATGTGGAGAGCGGAAACAATGTGAATTTTTGCTTTCAACCGTCTTGCGAAAAAAGTAACCCAGTACAGCCTTTTTTTTGTGCCTTGAATAATGTCGATCGGTACTACTATACTTTTAATTTCTGTTATCGGATATTCTTTGTTAACCGAGAGCACCGGACAATACGATTTGCCTACATAGCGACTAATGTCGGCTCGTGAAAGATGCTCGTTGTTAGCATGTTCACTTTTATCTATCATTACAAAGTCGTATCCACCGCGTTCTGATTCGGCAATCAGCGTGTTGATTATCTTTCCCCATCCGATTCTTAGTATTATGTTATCCGGAATGTCGACACCAAGACTTTTATTTACAAACTCTGTAAACTTGTTTAGGGCTTCCTGGTGACGAATTTGGTTCCGTTTTGATTTTGGATTGTGAAGAAACGCCGGCCCTGTTTTTAAAACGTCGAGGAGAAAAATGCGCATGTTTAATGCATTAGCAAAAAACAAGGCTTGTTTCAAAATGCTTTCTCCATCTCGGTTTTGAGGGATGTGTGTCAGAATACTATTCGATCTATAGTTCATCCTTGTCCTTGTTGAAAATTATATCCCAGCGCAATGCTAAACAGGTTGTTGCAGCTCCTTTATGTTTTAACATATACGGAAATGGAGGAATTAGTTACAGAATTCAAATAAACAACATATAAAATAATGATGTTAAGGCGGGAGATAAAATTGTAGAAGAAAAATTACCGCGATTTATTTTTGCGGGCAACCAGAACAGCACCAATAAAAACAAGTAGTGCGCCAGCAATGGTAACCATTGAAAACCGCTCGTGTTCCACCCACGAAACATTAAGCTCGGTTAATATTCCCATAGTAATAAAAGTAATCATCGGATTGAGAATAATGATTATACTGACTTTATTGGCTTCAATATATTTTAAAGCATTTCCGATGCAGGTATAGGCAACAAATGTGTTGGCACCCAAAAATAGCAGAAGCAACCACCAGGTCCAGTGTAATTCAAGCAGTGGTTGAAACTCAATAAACGGCAGGTACAATATGGCAGGTAATCCAAACAACATCAGGTTTAAACTATCGACTGAATGATTACGAACCAGTTTCTTTTGTATAATGGCATAAACCGACCAGGCAACAGCACCCGAAATCGTTAACAGGATACCCAGCTTGTATGTACCGGCGGTTTCGAAAAAAGCCTGTAACTGATCGCGGTAGAAAAAAGAAAAACCAAGTATTGCGATGGAAAATCCAATGATCTGATTGCGGAGTAGTTTTTCCTTAAAAATGAGAAAGCCGGCGATAGCTAAAATAAGCGGTCCGGTTTGAATAAAAAGCTGGGCATTGCTTGGTGTTGTATGGTGGATTCCCAACATATAACCCATGTAATTCCATGAAAGGGCCAGCGCAGCAAGGATTAAAAGTATAGGCGGCTTTACTAGAATCTTGAATGATTGCGGCGTTTTAAAAGCCTGCCAAGTGGCCAGAATAATAAAAGCCACCACAAAGCGCATCCAAACCACGGTAATCGGATCGACTTTACGCACGGCAACTTTTAAGGCAATGGCTAAAAAGCCCCAAAGGAAAGCTGTTATAGCTGCGTAAATGATGCCTTTTCTGTAGTTTTGCATACTACTTGATTACTCGAAACAAATATCCCGGAAATATTTCCGGGATGTTTGTTTGTTTTTATGTTGTGATTTTTATCTTAATTCTGCTCCAAAATCCCGCTCAAAAGCTTTTATTAACTTTTGCATGCTCTTGTCAATCTGCTTGTCTTTTAGCGTTTTGTTGTCATCGCGCAGGATGAAACTTACAGCATATGATTTTTTACCATCAGGTACACCTTTACCTTCGTACACATCAAACAAGTCGACTTCGCGCAATAGCTGGCGTTCCATTTTAAAGGCAGCTTCTTTTAACTGGCTAAACTTAACCGGCTTGTCAAGTAACAAGGCAAGGTCGCGACGAACTGCCGGGAATTTAGGAAGTTCGTCAAACAATACTTTATGCTTTTTATGTGCTTTGAAAACACTGTCCCAATTAAAGTCGGCGTAATACACCGGGTTTTCAATTTCAAATTTCTTCAACCATTTTCCGGCAACAACACCTAATTTCAGTACAACTTTATTATTGAGTGTATAAGCCAGCGCTTCACAGAATAACTCGTCCTCACATTCGTCAATCTGCATTTTATCTATGGAAAGACCAAGTCGTTTCAGAATATTTTCAGCATATGTTTTTAAGCCGTAGAACGAAGCAGCTTCTTCTTTCATCGTCCAGCTTTCTTCTTCTTTGTTACCGGTCACAAATAGTCCCAAATGACTTTCTTCCCAGTAATTATTAGCCGGCTGATCTTTTAACTGCGTTCCTTTATAAAAGTAGGTGTTCCCAAATTCATAAACTTTCAGGTTTTTATTCTGACGGTTGGCATTGTAGGCAATACATTCCAATCCTCCGAACAACAAAGTCTGGCGCATGCCATTTAAATCGGCACTTAGCGGATTGAGCATTTTTACACTTTGCTCATCTTTGTATTCTTTTAATCCTTCGTAGTAGCTCGATTTTGTTAACGAGTTCGACCAGATTTCGTTAAAACCTTGAGAAGTCAGCATTTCTGCCACCAGGTTTTTAACACTGTCAGGATTTGGTTTATCAGCAGTTTGCAACGAAGATTTTACCTGGGTGGGAATTTCAATGTTGTTGTAACCGTAAATTCTAAGGATTTCCTCAATTACATCGGCTTCACGTTTTACATCAACACGGTAAGCCGGAACCAGTAATTCCAAACCTGTTTCGTTCTCGCTTTCAATTTTTATTTCCAGCGATTCCAGGATACTTTTTACGGCATCAGCACCAAGATCTTTACCGATTAAACGGGTGATGTTTGCAAACGAAACACTCACTTTAAAATCTTCAATCGGCTCCGGATAAATATCAATAATGTCAGAAGAGATCGTTCCTCCGGCAATTTCTTTAATCAATAATGCGGCACGTTTAAGCGCATAGATTTGTCCGTTTGGGTCAACACCACGCTCAAAACGGAACGATGCATCAGTATTTAAACCATGACGACGAGCTGTTTTACGAATATAAACAGGATCGAAATACGCGCTTTCCAAAAACACGTTTTTGCTTGTTTCTTTCATGCCTGATTCGATACCTCCGAAAACACCACCAATACACATGGCTTCTTCGGTGTTGCAAATCATCAAATCGTTTTCGTCCAGTTCACGTTCCACTTCATCAAGCGTTGTGAACTTGGTTTTGGCCGGTAATGTTTTTACAATCACTTTTCCACCGGTAATTTCATCAGCATCAAAAGCGTGCAAAGGTTGGCCGGTTTCAAATAACACAAAATTGGTAATGTCAACAATATTATTTATTGGTGAAAGACCAATCATTTTTAATCTGTTTTGCAACCATTCAGGCGACTCTTTTACCTCGATTCCTGAAATCGTAACCGCTGCATAACGCGGGCAGGCTTCAGTATTTTCAACTTCAACAGGAATTGCCAGATCGTTGTTGTCAACTTTAAAGTCGTCAACCGATGGTTTCGTATATTTAATGTCTTGTGTCTTTTTCAGGAACGCTGCCAAATCGCGTGCTGCTCCGATATGCGAAGCTCCGTCGATACGGTTGGGTGTAAGATCGATTTCAATTACCCAGTCCGATTCAACATTAAAATAATCTTTTGCCGGCATTCCCACTTTGGCGTGAGGATCAAGTACCATAATACCGTCGTGCCCTGTACCCAGTCCAATCTCATCTTCGGCACAAATCATACCCATCGACACTTCGCCACGGATCTTCGATTTTTTAATTTTAAATTCCTGGTCGCCATCATAAAGCGTAGTTCCAACAGTAGCCACAACAACTTTTTGTCCGGCTGCCACATTTGGCGCACCACAAACAATTGGTAAAGCTTCATTGGTGCCAACATTTACAGTTGTTTTGCTTAAATGGTCCGAATTGGGGTGTTGCTCGCAGGTAATAACTTCACCAATTACCAAACCTGCCAAACCTCCTTTTACTGTTTCAACCTCTTCTAAACCGCCTACTTCTAAACCGGTTTGCGTTAAAATATCGCAAATCTCTTCGGGCGATTGCTCCAGTTTAATGTAATCTTTTAACCAGGAATATGAAATCTTCATCTTAAAATGGTTTTTCTGTCAATTTTTTTGAATCGCACAAAAGTACTGATTTTTATAACATATACATAAGTAGGTTTCTGCTAATCACAAAGAATTAAAGCTGGCTGCTCAGTTCATGGACGATTTTCTGTGAAAGCTATTCAAAACCATAAAAAACTTGAATTCTGTCATTTATGGATGGAGTTAAAAATATTATCTTGCGCAGCTTATTACAAAAATCACTAATAATTAGAAAATGAAGAGACTGCTATTTTTTGTTTTTATTCTGGGGGTTGGGGTCATATCGTGCCAAACTCAGAAAAAGGAAAGTACAAGTAACATGGAAAATCCGTTTTTTAAAGAATGGAACACGCCATTTGGTGTTCCTCCGTTTGATGAAATTAAAGTAGAGCATTATGTGCCCGCTGTAAAAGAAGGAATTAAACAACAAGAGGCTGAAATTGAGGCTATTGTTAATAATTCTGAAGCGCCAACTTTCGAAAATACAATTCTGGCTTTCGACAAGTCGGGGGCTTTACTGAATAAAGTGAATGGTGTTTTTGGCCCGCTTAGCAGTGCTGATACCAACGACGAGATGCAGGCTGTAGCACGCGAACTTTCGCCACTTCGTACTGCACATCGTAATAATATTGCAATGAATGCCGGCTTGTTCGAGCGCA
It includes:
- a CDS encoding universal stress protein, with translation MENQLVTILRISTPQLGSFVKDKLEQQGIEVFFTDEGLTSDERYNPDEVLLKVKARQSEKAIAELLQLHKEYDLDKVKDDASFTNMKKILFPVKLSEDCMNLCQYAIRLAIKENAEIKVLYVYPDPNFNHPSRYTASWEKYVRMELREAHEKAEQKLVNFSKELKKQVPPELFNAVKIHYRMLKGTPENVITAACKRYNPDLILMGTKAKKSVDGEFLGKTLINVIEQTHHSVLAVPLSAVFKGKEQINVMYSTDFYDADKSSLNKLLKTLKPFKKKIYCVHFDMNNAQKQQEKVNELNAMLDKDYSEYHIRSEFFESKDLIKGIEEFVANKDIDIISLSKVKHSGFYKLFHTDLVSTLMAKTNVPILIFPVSQEKEMPQLAH
- the pheT gene encoding phenylalanine--tRNA ligase subunit beta — its product is MKISYSWLKDYIKLEQSPEEICDILTQTGLEVGGLEEVETVKGGLAGLVIGEVITCEQHPNSDHLSKTTVNVGTNEALPIVCGAPNVAAGQKVVVATVGTTLYDGDQEFKIKKSKIRGEVSMGMICAEDEIGLGTGHDGIMVLDPHAKVGMPAKDYFNVESDWVIEIDLTPNRIDGASHIGAARDLAAFLKKTQDIKYTKPSVDDFKVDNNDLAIPVEVENTEACPRYAAVTISGIEVKESPEWLQNRLKMIGLSPINNIVDITNFVLFETGQPLHAFDADEITGGKVIVKTLPAKTKFTTLDEVERELDENDLMICNTEEAMCIGGVFGGIESGMKETSKNVFLESAYFDPVYIRKTARRHGLNTDASFRFERGVDPNGQIYALKRAALLIKEIAGGTISSDIIDIYPEPIEDFKVSVSFANITRLIGKDLGADAVKSILESLEIKIESENETGLELLVPAYRVDVKREADVIEEILRIYGYNNIEIPTQVKSSLQTADKPNPDSVKNLVAEMLTSQGFNEIWSNSLTKSSYYEGLKEYKDEQSVKMLNPLSADLNGMRQTLLFGGLECIAYNANRQNKNLKVYEFGNTYFYKGTQLKDQPANNYWEESHLGLFVTGNKEEESWTMKEEAASFYGLKTYAENILKRLGLSIDKMQIDECEDELFCEALAYTLNNKVVLKLGVVAGKWLKKFEIENPVYYADFNWDSVFKAHKKHKVLFDELPKFPAVRRDLALLLDKPVKFSQLKEAAFKMERQLLREVDLFDVYEGKGVPDGKKSYAVSFILRDDNKTLKDKQIDKSMQKLIKAFERDFGAELR
- a CDS encoding universal stress protein; protein product: MNYRSNSILTHIPQNRDGESILKQALFFANALNMRIFLLDVLKTGPAFLHNPKSKRNQIRHQEALNKFTEFVNKSLGVDIPDNIILRIGWGKIINTLIAESERGGYDFVMIDKSEHANNEHLSRADISRYVGKSYCPVLSVNKEYPITEIKSIVVPIDIIQGTKKRLYWVTFFARRLKAKIHIVSALHIDIEETKSLAYKNAGKIKQMLEKRGVECVVKIVKIHDQEKHTAVLNYTEEVNAGMIIIRTHQESRFTGKKIGKFVSEIVHGCKKPVFTVGGVTQKYDLDDI
- a CDS encoding DMT family transporter, which codes for MQNYRKGIIYAAITAFLWGFLAIALKVAVRKVDPITVVWMRFVVAFIILATWQAFKTPQSFKILVKPPILLILAALALSWNYMGYMLGIHHTTPSNAQLFIQTGPLILAIAGFLIFKEKLLRNQIIGFSIAILGFSFFYRDQLQAFFETAGTYKLGILLTISGAVAWSVYAIIQKKLVRNHSVDSLNLMLFGLPAILYLPFIEFQPLLELHWTWWLLLLFLGANTFVAYTCIGNALKYIEANKVSIIIILNPMITFITMGILTELNVSWVEHERFSMVTIAGALLVFIGAVLVARKNKSR